From a single Oncorhynchus tshawytscha isolate Ot180627B linkage group LG33, Otsh_v2.0, whole genome shotgun sequence genomic region:
- the LOC112243232 gene encoding gelsolin-like — protein sequence MAYHPEFKRAGKKPGLQVWRVESLDLVAVPESLYGGFYSGDAYLVLNTIKQRSGHLQYDLHFWLGDDCTQDESGAAAIFTIQIDDYLGGKPIQYREVQGYESRTFSGYFKTGLKYMKGGVSSGFKHVVSNEVKVQRVLQVRGRRVVRATEVAVSWDSFNLGDIFILDLGNEIYQWCGSKANNFEKLKATQVSKDIRDNERCGRAELYICDEGAECEKMLKILGPKPELPEANADDTHTDVSNRKLAKLYKVSNASGDMGVDMVASENPFSQNALESSDCFILDNGPNGMIFVWKGKDANKEERSAVMSAAEQFITKMGYPKHTQVQILPENGETPLFKQFFKIWRDADHTVGLGTAYVSNKIAKIKKVPFDASTLHHSDAMAAQHGMVDEGNGEKQIWRIEGADKVPVEPSTYGRFYGGDSYIILYNYQHGGRNGQVIYIWQGVDSSQDEIGASAILAAQMDDELGGGAVQVRVIQGKEPAHLMSLFGGQPMVVHQGGTSREGGQAQAADTQLFQVRSNPAGCTRAIEVDAAASNLNSNDVFVLVTPASSFIWVGKGTSDSEKLGAQKLSDLLGVSASELAEGEEADDFWDALGGKADYRTSARLKNKMDVHPPRLFACSNKTGQFVIEEVPGEMTQEDLAPDDVMLLDTWEQIFVWIGGEAHEEEKTEGIASAVRYIETDPTKRDSSTPIVKLKQGHEPPTFTGWFLGWDHGYWSSNPMERAMVGLRV from the exons ATGGCGTACCACCCTGAGTTTAAAAGGGCCGGGAAGAAGCCTGGCCTCCAGGTGTGGAGAGTTGAGAGTCTGGACCTGGTGGCCGTGCCAGAGAGTCTGTATGGCGGGTTCTACTCAGGGGACGCATACCTTGTTCTTAATACCATTAAGCAACGTTCTGGGCATCTACAGTATGACCTTCACTTCTGGCTAG GAGATGACTGTACACAAGATGAGAGTGGAGCAGCAGCCATTTTTACCATCCAAATAGATGACTACCTGGGTGGCAAACCTATTCAGTACCGTGAGGTGCAGGGTTACGAGTCAAGAACATTTTCAGGCTACTTCAAAACTGGACTGAAGTACATG AAAGGGGGTGTGTCTTCAGGGTTCAAGCACGTGGTGTCCAATGAGGTTAAGGTGCAGCGTGTGCTCCAGGTCAGGGGTCGGCGTGTGGTTCGAGCCACAGAGGTAGCAGTCAGTTGGGACAGCTTCAACCTGGGAGACATTTTTATCCTTGACCTGGGCAAC GAGATTTATCAATGGTGTGGTTCCAAGGCCAATAACTTTGAGAAGCTGAAGGCCACTCAGGTGTCAAAAGATATCCGTGACAATGAACGATGTGGGCGGGCTGAGTTGTACATATGTGACGAGGGGGCAGAATGTGAGAAGATGTTGAAG ATTCTTGGACCCAAACCCGAGTTGCCTGAGGCAAATGCAGATGACACACATACAGACGTGTCCAATAGGAAGCTGGCAAAATTATACAAG GTGTCTAATGCCAGTGGGGATATGGGTGTGGATATGGTAGCATCGGAGAACCCGTTTTCACAGAATGCCCTGGAGTCAAGTGACTGCTTTATCTTGGACAATGGCCCCAATGGCATGATCTTTGTCTGGAAAG GTAAGGACGCTAACAAAGAGGAGAGAAGTGCAGTGATGAGTGCTGCCGAACAGTTTATCACAAAGATGGGCTACCCGAAACATACCCAGGTCCAGATCCTACCTGAGAATGGGGAGACCCCTCTGTTCAAGCAATTCTTCAAAATCTGGCGTGACGCGGACCATACAGTGGGGTTGGGAACCGCCTACGTGTCCAACAAAATCGCCAAGATCAAGAAGGTTCCCTTCGATGCCTCCACACTCCATCACTCGGATGCCATGGCAGCTCAGCATGGGATGGTGGAcgaggggaatggagagaagcAG ATCTGGCGTATTGAGGGCGCTGACAAGGTGCCCGTGGAGCCCTCCACTTATGGACGATTCTATGGGGGAGACAGCTACATCATCCTCTACAACTACCAGCATGGAGGGCGTAACGGACAGGTCATCTACATATG GCAAGGAGTGGATTCTAGCCAGGATGAAATTGGTGCCTCGGCCATCTTGGCTGCTCAGATGGATGACgagttgggaggaggagcagtaCAG GTGCGGGTGATCCAGGGTAAGGAGCCTGCCCACCTCATGAGTCTTTTCGGGGGGCAGCCGATGGTAGTGCACCAAGGTGGTACCTCAAGAGAGGGTGGCCAGGCCCAGGCTGCAGACACACAGCTGTTCCAGGTGCGGTCCAACCCTGCTGGCTGCACACGTGCCATAGAG GTTGATGCTGCTGCCTCAAATCTGAACTCCAACGATGTGTTTGTGCTGGTGACCCCGGCATCCTCCTTCATATGGGTGGGAAAGGGGACAAGTGACAGTGAGAAGCTTGGAGCTCAAAAGCTAAGTGACCTTCTAGGGGTCTCAGCCTCAGAGCTGGCCGAGGGTGAAGAAGCAG aTGACTTTTGGGATGCTCTGGGAGGTAAAGCGGACTACCGTACCTCAGCCAGACTGAAAAACAAAATGGATGTTCATCCACCACGCCTGTTTGCCTGCTCCAACAAAACTGGCCAGTTCGTT ATTGAAGAGGTGCCTGGGGAGATGACACAAGAAGACCTGGCCCCAGATGATGTCATGCTCTTGGACACCTGGGAACAG ATCTTTGTTTGGATCGGAGGTGAAGCTcatgaggaggagaagacagagggtaTTGCCTCAG CTGTTCGTTACATAGAGACAGACCCTACCAAGCGGGACAGCAGTACGCCCATAGTGAAGTTAAAGCAAGGTCATGAGCCTCCCACGTTCACTGGCTGGTTCTTGGGCTGGGATCATGGGTACTGGAGCAGTAATCCCATGGAACGGGCCATGGTTGGACTCCGTGTCTGA